From one Pontibacillus sp. HMF3514 genomic stretch:
- the icmF gene encoding fused isobutyryl-CoA mutase/GTPase IcmF: protein MEQPEMYKPKHAVRFVTASSLFDGHDASINIMRRILQASGAEVIHLGHNRSVEEVVNAAVHEDAQGIAISSYQGGHVEYFKYMVDLLKEKGADHIRVYGGGGGVIIPREIKELHDYGVSRIFSPEDGRNWGLQGMINRMLEECDFQTPINLDEDLKKLKEGEPQAIARFISCVENTSKEELNAAAAVEQVLEQQNKTIPVLGITGTGGAGKSSLTDELIRRFLNEVPDKKIAILSVDPTKKKTGGALLGDRIRMNAIFSYRVYMRSLATRDSRSELSKSIQEAIDVVKASGFDFIIVETSGIGQGDAAITDVTDLSMYVMTAEFGAPTQLEKIDMIDFADFIVINKFEQKGSADALRQVRKQFERSHMKFHEDHSTFPVFGTIASQFNDPGTNTLFAALIDKLNEAYSWDESTPFERVTDVEKQDLIIPPDRRQYLRDIVQTVRNYHDKAHEQSELARKWFQLRGSADLLENQEAHQAVDELAKTYEKKLEPEAKKALENWDDTKERYAQDQMTFKIRDKEITMDLNTETLSGLKIPKVALPHYKDWGDRLLWLMKENVPGAFPFTAGVFPFKRKGEDPTRQFAGEGTPERTNRRFHYLSEGEPAKRLSTAFDSVTLYGEDPDERPDIYGKVGESGVSICTLDDMKKLYAGFDLCNPTTSVSMTINGPAPIILAMFFNTAIDQQLERFKEREGREPSPEEHQQIKEETISVVRGTVQADILKEDQGQNTCIFSTEFALRMMGDIQQYFIDHEVRNYYSVSISGYHIAEAGANPITQLAFTLANGLTYVEYYLSRGMDINKFAPNLSFFFSNGLDPEYTVMGRVARRIWAIIMRDKYGANERSQKLKYHIQTSGRSLHAQEINFNDIRTTLQALIAIQDNCNSLHTNSYDEAITTPTEESVRRAMAIQMIINKEFGLTKNENSIQGSFVVEELTDLVEEAVLQEFERINDRGGVLGAMERQYQRGKIQEESLYYEGKKHSGELPIVGVNTYLNPNPQSEDDINSMELARASKEEKMHQITELRNFQQKHADKTEEGLQRLKEVAKNGGNVFEELMETVKVASLGQITNALYEVGGQYRRNM, encoded by the coding sequence ATGGAACAACCTGAAATGTATAAACCGAAGCATGCTGTACGTTTTGTTACAGCTTCGAGTTTGTTTGATGGTCACGATGCGTCGATTAACATTATGCGTCGTATTTTACAGGCGAGTGGAGCAGAGGTTATTCATTTAGGTCATAACCGTTCAGTTGAAGAAGTTGTAAATGCAGCTGTCCATGAAGATGCACAAGGCATCGCAATCTCGTCTTATCAGGGCGGACATGTTGAGTACTTTAAATACATGGTAGATCTTTTGAAGGAAAAAGGTGCTGACCACATCCGTGTATATGGCGGCGGTGGAGGCGTTATTATTCCACGGGAAATTAAAGAACTTCATGATTACGGTGTCTCTCGTATTTTCTCTCCTGAAGACGGACGCAATTGGGGTCTTCAAGGGATGATTAACCGTATGCTTGAAGAGTGTGATTTTCAAACACCGATCAATTTAGATGAAGACTTGAAGAAGTTAAAAGAAGGAGAACCTCAAGCTATTGCTCGCTTTATCTCCTGTGTCGAGAACACGTCAAAAGAAGAACTGAATGCAGCAGCAGCTGTTGAGCAAGTTCTCGAGCAACAAAATAAAACCATTCCTGTGCTTGGAATTACAGGGACAGGTGGAGCAGGTAAAAGCTCTTTAACAGATGAATTAATTCGTAGATTTTTGAATGAAGTACCGGATAAGAAGATTGCCATTCTATCCGTAGATCCAACGAAGAAGAAAACGGGTGGTGCTCTATTAGGGGACCGTATTCGTATGAATGCTATTTTCTCCTATCGCGTATATATGCGTTCACTTGCCACACGTGATTCTCGTAGTGAGCTATCCAAATCCATTCAAGAAGCGATAGATGTCGTTAAAGCTTCAGGTTTTGATTTCATTATTGTAGAGACAAGCGGAATTGGGCAGGGTGATGCTGCCATTACAGACGTGACAGACTTGTCCATGTATGTCATGACAGCAGAATTCGGAGCACCGACACAGCTTGAAAAGATCGATATGATTGATTTTGCTGACTTTATCGTCATTAATAAGTTTGAACAAAAAGGATCAGCAGATGCACTACGCCAAGTACGAAAACAGTTTGAGCGCAGTCATATGAAGTTCCATGAAGACCATAGCACGTTCCCTGTTTTCGGTACGATTGCAAGTCAGTTTAACGATCCAGGGACGAACACATTATTCGCAGCTTTAATTGATAAGCTGAATGAAGCCTATTCTTGGGATGAGTCTACGCCATTTGAACGTGTGACAGATGTTGAGAAGCAAGATCTAATTATCCCACCAGATCGTCGTCAGTATTTACGTGATATCGTTCAAACAGTGCGTAATTATCATGATAAAGCGCATGAGCAAAGTGAACTAGCACGTAAATGGTTCCAACTCAGAGGAAGTGCGGACTTATTAGAAAATCAAGAGGCACACCAAGCGGTTGATGAGCTAGCGAAGACATATGAAAAAAAGCTTGAACCAGAAGCAAAGAAAGCACTTGAAAATTGGGATGATACCAAAGAACGTTACGCTCAGGATCAAATGACGTTCAAGATCCGTGATAAAGAAATAACGATGGACCTAAACACGGAAACGTTATCTGGTTTGAAGATTCCTAAGGTCGCATTACCTCACTATAAAGACTGGGGCGATAGACTTCTTTGGTTAATGAAAGAAAACGTGCCAGGTGCCTTCCCATTCACTGCAGGAGTATTCCCGTTCAAGCGTAAAGGGGAAGATCCAACACGTCAGTTTGCTGGAGAAGGAACACCAGAGCGTACAAATCGTCGCTTCCACTACCTTTCAGAAGGGGAGCCTGCTAAACGTCTAAGTACAGCGTTTGACTCGGTTACATTATATGGGGAAGATCCAGATGAGCGTCCTGACATTTACGGAAAAGTTGGAGAAAGTGGCGTATCCATCTGTACATTAGATGACATGAAAAAGCTTTACGCAGGGTTTGATCTATGTAATCCAACAACATCCGTATCGATGACGATTAATGGACCTGCTCCAATTATTCTAGCGATGTTCTTTAACACAGCAATCGATCAGCAGCTTGAGCGCTTTAAGGAGCGTGAGGGTCGTGAGCCGAGTCCTGAAGAGCATCAGCAAATTAAAGAAGAAACGATTTCTGTTGTACGTGGTACAGTTCAGGCAGATATTTTGAAAGAAGACCAAGGTCAAAACACTTGTATCTTCTCTACTGAATTTGCACTTCGTATGATGGGAGATATTCAACAATACTTTATCGACCATGAAGTCCGAAACTACTATTCGGTTTCTATTTCTGGTTATCACATTGCTGAAGCGGGTGCGAATCCGATTACACAGCTTGCATTCACACTTGCAAATGGTCTTACGTATGTCGAGTACTATTTAAGCCGTGGTATGGATATCAATAAGTTTGCACCAAACCTTTCCTTCTTCTTCTCGAACGGATTGGATCCAGAATACACCGTAATGGGACGTGTAGCACGTAGAATTTGGGCGATCATTATGCGTGATAAGTACGGTGCGAATGAACGCAGTCAGAAACTGAAGTATCACATTCAAACGTCTGGACGTTCTTTACACGCTCAAGAAATTAACTTTAACGACATTCGTACAACACTTCAGGCGCTAATTGCGATTCAGGATAACTGTAACTCCTTACACACAAACTCTTATGATGAAGCGATCACAACGCCAACAGAAGAATCTGTACGTCGTGCGATGGCGATCCAAATGATTATTAACAAAGAGTTCGGATTAACGAAAAATGAAAACTCTATACAAGGATCTTTCGTGGTTGAAGAATTAACGGATCTAGTAGAAGAAGCGGTATTACAAGAGTTTGAACGTATCAATGACCGTGGCGGCGTATTAGGTGCTATGGAACGTCAATACCAGCGCGGTAAGATCCAGGAAGAATCCTTATACTATGAAGGCAAAAAACACAGTGGAGAACTTCCGATTGTTGGAGTGAACACGTACCTAAATCCAAACCCTCAATCAGAAGACGATATCAACTCCATGGAACTTGCCCGTGCATCTAAAGAAGAAAAAATGCACCAAATCACAGAACTTCGCAACTTCCAACAAAAACACGCTGACAAAACTGAAGAAGGATTGCAGCGCTTAAAAGAAGTAGCGAAAAACGGTGGCAACGTATTCGAAGAGTTAATGGAAACCGTTAAAGTAGCCAGCCTAGGCCAAATTACCAATGCATTATATGAAGTTGGTGGCCAGTACCGTAGAAATATGTAA
- a CDS encoding acyl-CoA dehydrogenase, which produces MNFQLTEEQEMLRKMVRDFAKNEVEPTAAERDEEERFDREIFDKMAELGLTGIPWPEEYGGIGSDYVSYVIAVEELSRVCASTGVTLSAHISLCSWPIFKYGNEEQKKTFLAQLASGEKLGAFALSEPGAGSDVSSMRTMAKEEGDSYVLNGSKVWITNGGVGDLYVVFAKTDADAKHRGISAFIVEKGTPGFTFGKKEKKLGIRSSPTTELIFEDCKIPKENMLGKEGEGFKIAMSTLDGGRNGIAAQALGIAQGALDASVDYAKEREQFGKPIAQNQGISFKLADMATEIEASRLLTYQAAWLESEGKPYGKASAMSKLYAGDAAMRITTEAVQVFGGYGYTKDYPVERYMRDAKITQIYEGTQEIQRLVIGRMLTKE; this is translated from the coding sequence ATGAATTTTCAACTAACTGAAGAACAAGAAATGCTACGTAAAATGGTCCGCGACTTTGCAAAAAACGAAGTCGAACCAACAGCAGCAGAGCGTGATGAAGAAGAACGATTTGACCGTGAGATTTTTGACAAGATGGCTGAGCTAGGTCTAACAGGTATTCCATGGCCAGAAGAGTATGGCGGCATAGGCTCTGACTACGTAAGCTATGTCATTGCTGTTGAGGAGTTATCTCGCGTTTGTGCTTCTACAGGGGTAACCCTTTCTGCACATATCTCATTATGTAGTTGGCCGATTTTCAAATACGGTAACGAAGAGCAAAAGAAAACCTTCTTAGCTCAGTTAGCTTCAGGTGAAAAACTAGGTGCATTCGCCCTTTCTGAACCAGGAGCAGGCTCTGACGTATCATCTATGCGTACAATGGCGAAAGAAGAAGGCGACTCTTATGTACTTAACGGAAGCAAAGTATGGATCACAAACGGCGGTGTAGGCGATCTGTATGTTGTGTTTGCCAAGACGGATGCAGATGCCAAACATAGAGGAATAAGCGCATTTATCGTTGAAAAAGGAACCCCTGGCTTCACGTTCGGGAAGAAAGAGAAAAAGCTAGGCATTCGCTCATCCCCAACAACGGAGCTTATTTTTGAAGACTGTAAGATTCCGAAAGAAAACATGCTAGGAAAAGAAGGAGAAGGGTTCAAGATCGCGATGTCTACACTAGACGGTGGACGTAACGGAATTGCAGCTCAGGCACTTGGTATTGCACAAGGTGCTCTTGATGCATCAGTTGATTACGCAAAAGAGCGTGAGCAGTTCGGAAAACCAATTGCGCAAAACCAGGGGATCTCCTTCAAGCTTGCGGACATGGCAACTGAAATTGAAGCGTCTCGTCTCTTAACTTACCAGGCAGCATGGTTAGAGTCTGAAGGAAAGCCTTATGGAAAAGCTTCTGCTATGTCAAAACTATACGCTGGTGATGCGGCAATGCGTATTACGACAGAAGCGGTTCAAGTATTCGGAGGCTATGGTTATACAAAAGACTACCCAGTTGAGCGATACATGCGTGATGCGAAAATCACTCAAATCTATGAAGGTACACAGGAAATTCAGCGTCTAGTAATCGGACGTATGCTTACGAAGGAATAG
- a CDS encoding acyl-CoA dehydrogenase: MNLTFTEEQNMMRKMVRDFAQNEVAPAVEKMDREDEFPTHLVKKMGELGLMGIPIPEEYGGAGMDFTSYIIAIHELSKVSASVGVILSVHTSVGTNPILYFGNEEQKQKYIPKLASGEYIGAFALTEPAAGSDAGSLKTRAHKEGDHYILNGSKVFITNGGAADTFIVFARTDKDAGSKGLSAFIVERDTPGFEIGKKEKKMGMNGSSTVQLNFDQCKIPSSQLLGEEGEGFKIAMANLDVGRIGIAAQSLGIAEASLEHAVDYAKEREQFGKPIAQHQGISFKLADMATEVEASKLLTYNAASLRGQGISCGKEASMAKMFASKTAVKASTEAIQVYGGYGFTEDYPVERFFRDAKVCEIYEGTNEIQHVVIAKHLLKG, translated from the coding sequence ATGAATCTTACCTTTACTGAAGAACAGAACATGATGAGGAAAATGGTCCGCGATTTTGCCCAGAATGAAGTCGCTCCTGCGGTTGAGAAAATGGATCGTGAAGATGAATTCCCAACTCATCTTGTCAAAAAGATGGGCGAGCTTGGCCTAATGGGGATTCCAATTCCTGAGGAGTACGGTGGAGCTGGTATGGACTTCACATCCTACATCATCGCCATTCATGAGCTTTCCAAGGTGAGTGCATCTGTAGGCGTTATATTGTCTGTGCATACCTCAGTGGGGACGAACCCAATTTTATATTTTGGTAATGAAGAGCAGAAGCAAAAATATATTCCGAAACTAGCATCAGGTGAATACATTGGAGCTTTTGCTTTAACAGAACCTGCGGCAGGATCTGATGCCGGTAGTTTGAAAACAAGAGCTCACAAAGAGGGCGACCATTATATTTTAAATGGTTCTAAAGTATTCATCACAAACGGTGGTGCTGCAGATACGTTTATCGTGTTTGCTCGTACTGACAAAGATGCCGGATCAAAAGGTTTGTCCGCATTCATCGTTGAACGAGACACACCAGGATTTGAAATTGGTAAAAAGGAAAAGAAAATGGGGATGAATGGCTCCAGTACGGTTCAGCTTAATTTTGACCAGTGTAAAATCCCTTCTTCTCAATTACTTGGAGAAGAAGGGGAAGGGTTCAAAATTGCGATGGCTAACTTAGATGTTGGGCGAATCGGAATTGCGGCTCAATCACTTGGTATCGCAGAAGCATCCCTTGAACACGCAGTAGATTATGCGAAAGAACGCGAGCAGTTTGGTAAGCCCATCGCGCAACACCAAGGGATCTCCTTCAAGCTTGCTGATATGGCAACAGAGGTCGAAGCTTCTAAACTATTAACCTACAATGCTGCCTCACTAAGAGGGCAAGGCATTTCGTGTGGTAAGGAAGCATCCATGGCGAAAATGTTCGCATCCAAAACAGCTGTTAAAGCATCGACTGAAGCAATTCAGGTTTATGGAGGCTACGGCTTTACTGAGGATTATCCAGTAGAACGCTTCTTCCGTGATGCAAAGGTTTGTGAGATTTACGAAGGTACGAATGAAATCCAACACGTTGTAATAGCGAAACACCTGTTAAAAGGTTAA
- the meaB gene encoding methylmalonyl Co-A mutase-associated GTPase MeaB, translating to MHKLAERIANKDLRAMARAITLVENDDPEKLDLLSDLFSIKKQAHYIGITGSPGAGKSSLVNRLLTHLRSKGLTVAVIAVDPTSPFSGGALLGDRVRMNDHFTDPGIYIRSMATRGSLGGLSRATKDTIRICDAYGFDVILVETVGVGQSELDIMKVVDTTSVVLTPNSGDVLQIFKAGIMEIADLFIINKADLPGVRKLKTQLEEFMMISGARGWQPPIVETVSTENKGIESLWGELNRHNQYLYETEQGHKQRKQQLQYEVYDLMREELWQDIYQTIEKDSEKQKRLDDANADPYQLAKAWLAEWKQGGG from the coding sequence ATGCATAAGCTGGCTGAACGGATCGCAAACAAAGACTTACGAGCCATGGCACGAGCGATCACACTAGTTGAAAACGATGATCCAGAAAAGCTTGATCTATTAAGTGATCTCTTTTCAATTAAAAAGCAAGCCCATTATATCGGAATTACGGGATCGCCCGGGGCTGGGAAGAGTTCACTAGTCAATCGTCTTCTCACACACCTCAGGTCAAAAGGGTTAACCGTTGCTGTCATTGCTGTTGACCCGACAAGTCCGTTCAGTGGTGGAGCGTTATTAGGTGATCGGGTTCGAATGAATGACCACTTTACAGATCCTGGTATCTATATTCGTAGTATGGCTACAAGAGGATCACTTGGTGGTTTGTCTCGAGCAACCAAAGACACGATTCGAATCTGCGATGCCTATGGCTTTGATGTCATATTAGTTGAAACAGTAGGAGTCGGGCAATCTGAACTCGATATTATGAAAGTCGTAGATACGACTTCCGTTGTGTTAACGCCTAATAGCGGTGATGTTCTACAAATTTTCAAAGCAGGCATCATGGAAATCGCTGATCTTTTTATCATTAACAAAGCTGACTTACCAGGTGTAAGAAAGCTTAAAACACAATTAGAAGAATTCATGATGATTTCAGGAGCGCGAGGGTGGCAACCACCAATCGTAGAGACGGTTTCTACAGAAAACAAAGGAATCGAATCATTGTGGGGTGAACTGAATCGTCATAATCAATACTTATATGAAACAGAACAAGGGCATAAACAGCGGAAGCAACAACTTCAATATGAAGTCTATGACTTAATGCGAGAAGAACTCTGGCAGGATATCTACCAAACCATCGAAAAGGATTCCGAAAAGCAAAAAAGATTAGATGACGCAAATGCTGACCCTTATCAACTAGCCAAAGCATGGCTTGCGGAATGGAAGCAGGGAGGGGGATGA
- a CDS encoding TetR/AcrR family transcriptional regulator has protein sequence MMKKVPSSIKDERLIVKRRDQMIKGAVALFKQKGFHKTTTREIAKASGFSIGTLYEYIRTKEDVLFLVCDFIYERVRDGMEQAIDTNEKGMPSLKNAIQSYFQLMDDMQDEVVVMYQEVKSLSKDAQDYVLKKEMNMLQMLEQVIENSLPTSMSKEDIQLIANNIFVQGQMWGFRRWMLQKQFTLEEYTERQMHFLFEGLQVTKEA, from the coding sequence ATGATGAAAAAGGTACCTTCATCGATTAAGGATGAAAGGTTGATCGTGAAACGTCGCGACCAGATGATCAAAGGAGCCGTGGCTTTATTTAAGCAAAAAGGCTTTCATAAAACGACAACACGTGAAATTGCCAAGGCTTCTGGTTTTAGTATAGGTACGCTCTATGAATATATTCGAACCAAAGAAGACGTCCTATTTCTCGTTTGTGATTTTATTTATGAACGAGTTAGAGATGGCATGGAGCAAGCGATTGATACAAATGAAAAAGGAATGCCTAGCTTGAAGAATGCAATCCAATCTTATTTTCAGTTAATGGACGATATGCAGGATGAAGTTGTCGTAATGTATCAAGAGGTAAAGTCTCTCTCCAAAGATGCTCAAGATTACGTTTTAAAAAAAGAAATGAACATGCTTCAAATGCTGGAGCAAGTCATTGAAAATAGCCTACCAACATCGATGTCAAAGGAAGACATCCAACTTATTGCGAATAACATCTTTGTTCAAGGACAAATGTGGGGATTTCGACGTTGGATGCTTCAAAAACAATTTACGTTAGAAGAGTACACAGAACGCCAAATGCACTTTTTGTTTGAAGGTTTGCAAGTTACGAAAGAAGCATAA